A single window of Corythoichthys intestinalis isolate RoL2023-P3 chromosome 21, ASM3026506v1, whole genome shotgun sequence DNA harbors:
- the LOC130909585 gene encoding mucin-2-like isoform X1, producing MERLGSLPLLLLLFTSVRCQFDACGRTTGRGWEASPCQPPPANMKEAMQIRVDPPGVTCGNPPERFCTLENPYLCSDECDASSPDLSHPPQLMGDRERGGLVTYWQTVTWSQYPEPLLANVTLSWNKSLEAADDLVVSFEYGRPTAMVLDKSTDKGLTWQPYQFYADDCMETFGMPPKRVSDLAPSNVTRVICTERYSRWVGAKEEKTVVFEVGARLRLFAGPKLLNLDALYTRLQSSKALRDFFTFTNLRLRLLRPALGGTYVQRDNLLKYFYAISNIDVPARCKCNLHASACVLRDATLTCDCEHNTGGQDCQRCSAGFESRQWMPGSFLPLPGGIANACEAAETTTTADDSDRSASSTSGITDTYSTSTSNSSTSSLATLALDASTDFSSNLFSSTTTAITSFDTTSVTDLSIAWTTSTFVTMTLMETTDTMPTTPTSTVESSSSSAWTAGVSAFDVNGFADTSASDDKNLRSSTVQDSGLTQEYLASSATIPDVSTSALSGPWMTSNNTDSQVSISEPVTPPSDQTNFVPLWTSTSSFLLSGSSTWLAEVNQSDSTVLIGDTLPSWTTTVSSDKSATDDLLRTGASDGLLDFFPEIVPSSPDAILPDRSSNPPSSDVPPLGSLPEIATPDVTSLDVPPETNSPNVNATPAEVSPPDGQQTRLDQITPPEKDPLVESPTDGTQPNTLATNSPPENPSLEVTFSLAEALPEVLLPEESPPVPDTAAPLQETTQTSPDWLESAEDLAPVDFTFPFTENQDSDPDTGSDSVDVDSADPERTPAIPDNLDSGLDFGDQNPNGLEASFGTGDSGPDSGLDSRIPVTSPGIGDSNLYSGLELTDEDSSGPASRPGKVGSNPDSKYDSIDQDSTRPGTRPGKEGSNPDSGSDSVDPDSTGPATPPGKEGSKPDSGSDSVDPDSTGPAISPGKEGSNPDSESDSIDKGATRPATRSGKEDSNPDSGSGSVDQNTSRPATRPGKEGSNPDPGSDSVDQDSTKPATPTGKEVSNPDSISYSVDQDSTRLATRPEKEGSNPDSGSDSVKDSETGDASSQAPEKESSESSPGIPEQESKPATVEELREGSSLATNQEQDSDKWRKEQESNQQAMKTKAEGLKKDKAEASAKKESEEKKDKGYEKKATQKILIPGSATGSQLSKIAYVTFQECECNGHSNRCSFMDFLNVVTCVSCKHNTRGHRCQHCRVGYYRNPDLPLDHEDICVECQCDTAGSRSRHCAASGDCQCRDGATGRRCDQCLPGYTRRVGEAGCTVNVCDEVRTCQNGGTCVDFLRCDCAEGFAGAYCERRECLKKSGCLDADTDAASTTSPSWITMTLGLIAVAATYV from the exons ATGGAGCGCCTTGGGTCCCTCCCACTTCTGCTTCTATTGTTTACGTCTGTCAGATGTCAATTCGATGCCTGCGGGCGGACGACGGGGCGCGGCTGGGAAGCGTCCCCCTGCCAGCCGCCGCCCGCTAACATGAAAGAAGCCATGCAAATTAGGGTTGATCCACCAGGGGTCACCTGCGGGAACCCCCCGGAACGATTCTGCACCCTG GAGAACCCGTACCTGTGCAGCGACGAGTGCGACGCGTCTAGCCCGGACCTGTCTCACCCGCCTCAGCTGATGGGAGACCGAGAAAGGGGCGGCCTAGTCACTTACTGGCAAACGGTCACGTGGTCCCAGTACCCTGAGCCCCTGTTGGCCAACGTCACGCTGTCGTGGAACAAGAGCCTGGAGGCCGCGGATGACCTGGTGGTCAGCTTCGAGTACGGGCGTCCCACCGCCATGGTGCTGGACAAGTCTACGGACAAAG GGCTGACGTGGCAGCCGTACCAGTTCTACGCCGACGACTGCATGGAGACCTTCGGCATGCCGCCCAAGCGGGTGTCCGACTTAGCGCCCAGCAACGTGACCAGGGTCATCTGCACCGAGCGCTACTCCAGATGGGTGGGCGCCAAG GAGGAAAAGACAGTGGTGTTTGAGGTGGGAGCTCGCTTGCGCCTCTTCGCTGGCCCCAAACTCCTCAACTTGGACGCCTTGTACACACGACTGCAGAGCAGCAAAGCTTTGCGAGACTTCTTCACTTTCACCAACCTGCGCCTGAGGCTCCTGCGACCGGCTCTTGGAGGGACCTATGTCCAAAGAGACAACTTGCTCAAGTACTTCTACGCCATTTCCAACATCGACGTACCcgctag GTGCAAATGTAACCTGCACGCTTCCGCTTGCGTGTTGCGCGACGCCACGCTGACGTGTGACTGTGAACACAACACCGGCGGACAAGACTGCCAACGCTGTAGCGCCGGGTTTGAGTCCCGCCAATGGATGCCCGGGAGCTTCCTGCCGCTTCCGGGAGGGATCGCCAATGCAT GTGAAGCGGCAGAAACAACCACCA CGGCTGATGACTCTGATAGAAGTGCTTCTTCAACAAGTGGAATCACTGACACTTATTCCACTTCCACTAGTAACTCTTCAACTTCTAGTTTGGCGACTCTGGCTTTAGATGCTTCTACTGACTTTAGTAGTAATTTGTTTAGTTCGACAACTACAGCCATCACTTCTTTTGACACAACTTCTGTTACTGACCTTAGTATTGCATGGACTACATCCACTTTTGTGACCATGACTCTGATGGAAACAACTGATACTATGCCAACTACTCCTACTTCTACTGTGGAGTCATCTTCTAGTTCTGCTTGGACTGCAGGTGTTTCTGCTTTTGATGTGAATGGCTTTGCTGACACCTCAGCAAGTGACGACAAAAATTTGAGGTCTTCTACTGTTCAAGACTCGGGGTTGACTCAGGAGTACTTAGCTTCATCGGCAACCATTCCTGATGTTAGCACATCAGCACTCAGTGGTCCCTGGATGACCTCAAACAACACTGACTCTCAGGTGTCTATTTCTGAACCAGTGACTCCACCCTCAGACCAGACAAACTTTGTGCCCTTGTGGACATCGACCAGCAGCTTTTTACTCTCAGGCTCAAGTACCTGGctagcagaagtaaatcaatctGACAGCACCGTCCTCATAGGAGACACTCTACCTTCTTGGACTACTACAGTATCATCTGATAAATCAGCTACCGATGACCTACTCCGCACTGGAGCTTCTGACGGACTTCTCGATTTTTTTCCTGAAATTGTACCTTCCAGCCCTGATGCAATTCTTCCTGACAGATCATCAAATCCACCGTCCTCTGATGTACCTCCTCTTGGAAGCCTTCCCGAGATAGCGACCCCTGATGTAACCTCTCTTGATGTCCCTCCAGAAACAAATTCTCCCAATGTAAATGCTACGCCAGCTGAAGTATCTCCACCAGATGGACAGCAAACCCGTCTTGATCAAATCACGCCACCTGAAAAAGACCCTTTGGTTGAATCGCCAACTGATGGAACACAGCCCAACACATTGGCCACAAATTCCCCGCCTGAGAATCCGTCTCTTGAAGTAACCTTTTCTTTAGCAGAAGCTCTTCCTGAAGTACTTCTTCCTGAGGAAAGCCCCCCAGTTCCAGATACTGCTGCTCCTCTGCAAGAAACTACACAAACTTCTCCAGATTGGTTGGAGTCTGCTGAAGACCTGGCCCCAGTGGACTTCACCTTCCCATTTACAGAAAATCAAGATTCAGATCCAGATACTGGATCGGATTCTGTTGATGTGGATTCTGCTGACCCCGAAAGAACACCCGCAATACCAGACAATCTGGATTCTGGATTGGATTTTGGTGACCAAAATCCCAACGGACTTGAAGCATCTTTTGGAACGGGCGATTCCGGTCCAGATTCTGGATTGGATTCCAGGATCCCTGTAACATCACCTGGAATAGGAGATTCAAATCTTTATTCTGGATTGGAGTTAACTGATGAGGATTCCTCTGGGCCTGCATCACGTCCTGGAAAAGTAGGTTCCAATCCAGATTCTAAATATGACTCAATAGATCAGGATTCCACCAGACCTGGGACACGTCCTGGCAAAGAAGGTTCCAATCCAGATTCTGGATCTGATTCAGTGGATCCGGATTCCACCGGACCTGCAACACCTCCTGGAAAAGAAGGTTCCAAACCAGATTCTGGATCTGATTCAGTAGATCCGGATTCCACTGGGCCTGCAATAAGTCCTGGAAAAGAAGGTTCCAATCCCGATTCTGAATCTGATTCAATAGATAAGGGTGCCACCAGACCGGCAACACGTTCAGGAAAAGAAGATTCCAATCCAGATTCTGGATCTGGTTCAGTAGATCAGAATACCTCCAGACCTGCAACACGTCCTGGAAAAGAAGGTTCCAATCCAGATCCTGGATCTGACTCAGTAGATCAGGATTCCACCAAACCTGCAACACCTACTGGAAAAGAAGTTTCCAATCCTGATTCTATATCTTATTCAGTAGATCAGGATTCCACCAGACTTGCAACACGCCCTGAAAAAGAAGGTTCCAATCCAGATTCTGGATCTGACTCGGTTAAGGATTCCGAAACAGGAGATGCAAGTTCTCAGGCACCTGAAAAGGAATCTTCAGAGTCCAGCCCAGGAATCCCAGAGCAGGAGTCAAAACCTGCCACAGTCGAGGAGCTGAGAGAGGGTTCTTCTTTGGCTACCAATCAAGAACAAGACTCTGACAAATGGAGGAAAGAGCAGGAATCCAATCAACAAG CTATGAAGACCAAAGCTGAAGGTTTGAAGAAAGACAAAGCAGAAGCCAGTGCAAAGAAAGAGTCTGAAGAAAAGAAAGATAAAGGCTACGAGAAAAAAG CCACTCAGAAGATTTTGATTCCCGGCAGCGCGACGGGTAGCCAACTTTCTAAAATTGCCTACGTCACCTTCCAGG AATGCGAATGTAACGGCCACTCCAACCGCTGCAGCTTCATGGACTTCTTGAACGTGGTGACGTGTGTGAGCTGCAAGCACAACACCAGAGGTCACCGTTGCCAACACTGTCGCGTCGGATACTACAGGAACCCAGACCTGCCGCTGGATCACGAGGACATTTGCGTGG AGTGCCAGTGTGACACGGCGGGCAGCCGCTCACGGCATTGCGCCGCCTCGGGTGACTGCCAGTGTAGAGACGGCGCCACCGGGAGGCGCTGCGACCAATGTCTGCCCGGATACACGCGGAGAGTGGGCGAGGCCGGCTGCACAG TTAACGTGTGCGATGAGGTCCGGACGTGTCAGAACGGCGGCACTTGCGTCGACTTCCTGCGCTGCGACTGCGCCGAGGGCTTTGCAG GCGCGTACTGCGAGCGGCGTGAGTGTCTGAAAAAGAGTGGTTGCCTTGACGCCGACACTGACGCGGCCTCGACGACGTCGCCCTCATGGATCACGATGACACTCGGCCTGATCGCTGTCGCAGCCACTTATGTATGA